The Neovison vison isolate M4711 chromosome 5, ASM_NN_V1, whole genome shotgun sequence genome includes a region encoding these proteins:
- the LYZL6 gene encoding lysozyme-like protein 6 — MTGTLLMSLVSCLISISQASLINRCDLARVLRKEDLDGFEGYSLNDWLCLAFVESNFNISKVNENADGSFDYGIFQINSHYWCNDYRSHSENICHEDCQDLLSPNLLSTISCAKKIVSGAGGMKNWVAWRLHCAGRPLSYWMTGCFLG; from the exons ATGACAGGGACACTACTCATGTCCTTGGTCAGCTGCCTCATTTCCATCAGTCAGGCCAGCCTCATCAATCGCTGTGACTTGGCCAGAGTGCTGCGCAAGGAGGACTTGGATGGGTTTGAGGGCTACTCCCTGAATGACT GGCTGTGTCTGGCTTTTGTGGAAAGCAACTTCAACATATCAAAGGTAAATGAAAACGCAGATGGCAGCTTTGACTATGGAATCTTCCAGATCAACAGCCATTACTGGTGCAACGATTACCGGAGTCATTCGGAAAACATTTGCCACGAGGACTGTCAAG accTACTGAGCCCCAATCTTCTCTCAACCATCAGCTGTGCGAAAAAGATTGTGTCTGGAGCAGGGGGGATGAAGAACTG GGTAGCATGGAGGTTGCACTGTGCAGGCCGTCCACTCTCCTACTGGATGACAGGATGTTTCTTGGGATGA
- the RDM1 gene encoding RAD52 motif-containing protein 1 isoform X1 gives MRSGSRMAELVFFAVPTESDKTLLVWELSSGPTAEDLHHSLFTVFSQFGLLYSVRVFPNAAVARPGFYAIIKFYSARDAHRAQKACHGKHLFQNSPVKVRLGTRHKAVQHQALALNSSQCQELANYYFGFNGWSKRIIKLQDLSDLEERENEDTAVPLQKQSLKFFCALEVVLPFFECRSPGVGMAEEPLEKLEEGPLSFLMKRKTTQKLAIQKAVSDAFQKLVIVVLESGKIAVEYRPCEEITDARTEEELQDLIQISYFSWKQDGQGEEECLSDLSFEEDEFKQPELD, from the exons ATGCGCAGTGGTAGTAGGATGGCGGAGTTGGTGTTTTTTGCCGTTCCCACCGAAAGTGACAAAACCTTGCTGGTGTGGGAACTGAGTTCTGGACCCACGGCCGAGGACTTGCAT CATTCTCTGTTCACAGTATTCTCCCAGTTTGGCCTTCTGTACTCGGTCCGAGTCTTCCCAAATGCTGCAGTGGCCCGTCCTGGTTTCTATGCCATCATCAAGTTTTATTCAGCAAGGGATGCTCACAGAGCTCAAAAGGCATGCCACGGGAAGCATCTTTTccagaattctccagtgaag GTTCGTCTTGGCACGAGACATAAAGCGGTTCAACATCAGGCCCTTGCCCTAAACAGCTCCCAGTGCCAAGAATTGgcaaattattattttggtttcaACGGGTGGTCAAAAAGGATCATCAAG CTTCAGGATCTTTCTGACCtcgaagaaagagaaaatgaagatacTGCAGTACCACTTCAGAAGCAGAGCCTGAAATTCTTCTGTGCCTTAGAAGTGGTGTTGCCATTCTTTGAGTGCAGGAGTCCTGGAGTCGGCATGGCCGAGGAGCCTTTGGAGAAGTTGGAGGAAG GGCCATTATCATTTCTGATGAAAAGGAAAACTACCCAGAAGCTTGCTATTCAGAAGGCTGTGTCAGATGCATTCCAGAAACTGGTGATTGTGGTTTTAG AAAGTGGTAAAATAGCTGTGGAATATAGACCCTGTGAAGAGATTACAGATGCCAGAACCGAAGAGGAGCTACAGGATTTAATTCAA ATCAGCTACTTTTCTTGGAAGCAGGATGGCCAAGGGGAGGAAGAATGTCTCTCGGACTTAAGCTTTGAAGAGGATGAGTTCAAACAGCCAGAACTGGactag
- the RDM1 gene encoding RAD52 motif-containing protein 1 isoform X2 — MRSGSRMAELVFFAVPTESDKTLLVWELSSGPTAEDLHHSLFTVFSQFGLLYSVRVFPNAAVARPGFYAIIKFYSARDAHRAQKACHGKHLFQNSPVKVRLGTRHKAVQHQALALNSSQCQELANYYFGFNGWSKRIIKESWSRHGRGAFGEVGGRAIIISDEKENYPEACYSEGCVRCIPETGDCGFRKW; from the exons ATGCGCAGTGGTAGTAGGATGGCGGAGTTGGTGTTTTTTGCCGTTCCCACCGAAAGTGACAAAACCTTGCTGGTGTGGGAACTGAGTTCTGGACCCACGGCCGAGGACTTGCAT CATTCTCTGTTCACAGTATTCTCCCAGTTTGGCCTTCTGTACTCGGTCCGAGTCTTCCCAAATGCTGCAGTGGCCCGTCCTGGTTTCTATGCCATCATCAAGTTTTATTCAGCAAGGGATGCTCACAGAGCTCAAAAGGCATGCCACGGGAAGCATCTTTTccagaattctccagtgaag GTTCGTCTTGGCACGAGACATAAAGCGGTTCAACATCAGGCCCTTGCCCTAAACAGCTCCCAGTGCCAAGAATTGgcaaattattattttggtttcaACGGGTGGTCAAAAAGGATCATCAAG GAGTCCTGGAGTCGGCATGGCCGAGGAGCCTTTGGAGAAGTTGGAGGAAG GGCCATTATCATTTCTGATGAAAAGGAAAACTACCCAGAAGCTTGCTATTCAGAAGGCTGTGTCAGATGCATTCCAGAAACTGGTGATTGTGGTTTTAG AAAGTGGTAA